The Brevibacillus humidisoli DNA segment TGGAAGGAGAAGAAGAGATTGGCAGCGTACATCTGCCGGAATTCGTGGAGATGAGTCGGGATCTGCTGCAAGCCGATGGATGTCTGTGGGAATTCGGATATAAGAACGCGGATGGTCGTCCGCAGGTCAGCCTAGGTGTAAAGGGAATGTGTTATGTCGAGTTGATTTGTCGGGGAGCCAATACCGATTTGCACTCGGCAAATGCCGCGATCATTGAAAACCCGGCTTGGCGCCTGGTATGGGCCTTGTCTACGCTGAAGACACCTGACGAACGTGTCAGCATCGCCGGCTTCTATGACAAGGTTCGCCCGCTTGCTGACGACGATCGTATCGTGCTGGAGCAGATGATCTACAACGAGGAACATACATTGGAAAAACTGGACCTGTGCTCCTTTTTGCTGCAGTTATCCGGACTTCCGCTAAAAGAGAAACTGATCTTTCAACCAACCTGTACGATCTGCGGGTTTCAATCCGGTTATACCGGCCAGGGAGCGAAGACAGTGCTGCCTGCCGAAGCGCGGGTGAAGCTGGATTTTCGGCTTGTCCCAGACCAAGATCCGCATGACATCATTCAACGGCTGCGACAACACCTGGATCAGCACGGTTTTTCCGACATCGAGATTGACGCATACACTTTGGAACACCCCGCACGTACTCCCCTCGACAATCCTTTGACGCGCTCCGTCGTCGCTACCGCGACGGAAGTGTACGGGATAAGGCCGACGATTATGCCAATGTCGCCGGGGACCGGACCTATGTTCTTGTTGTGCCAGAGCTTGGGCATTCCAGCCGTTTCGGTCGGTGTCGGCCATTTCGCTTCCAACAACCACGCCCCAAACGAAAACATCAAGGTTGACGATTTTATTCAAGGCATTAAACACATAGCAGCCATCATTGAAGACTTTTCACGTCAGTCGTGACTATAGGGAGGGGGGATTTAATGTGGAGGACGTCGCGGCATTGTATCGAAGTTCGGCCATCCTGACTGAAGCAAGTGCACTAAAAGAACAAGTGACCGCCTGGAGGCGCGACTTTCACCGGCATCCGGAACTGGGGTTGGAAGAGGAACGAACCGCTGAGGTGATAGCCGCCCATCTGCGTAGATTGGGTCTTGAGGTGAAACAGGGATTGGCCCGGACAGGCGTGGTGGGAGTGCTGCGGGGAAGCAATCCGGGGAGGACGATTGGGTTGCGCGCAGATATGGATGCCCTGCCGATTCAGGATCAAAAGCAAACCTCCTATCGTTCTACGATCGATGGAAAAATGCACGCCTGTGGGCACGACGCCCACACCAGCATGCTGATGGGAGCAGCGACGTTTCTCGCCAAGATGCGACCACCTGAGAGGGGAAACATCGTATTTGTCTTTCAGCCGGCAGAAGAAAACCACGGAGGAGCACGCCTGATGATCGAAGACGGTTTGCTCCGCGATTACGGGATTGAGGCGATGGCCGGTCTGCACGTATTTCCAGGTGTGCCTACAGGAGAGATTACTGCCGTTAGAGGTGTAAGCTGTGCAGCGGCAGATACGCTATTCATCAGGATCATTGGCAGCGGCGGTCATGCCGCTCGGCCGCATCAATCGGTTGACGCCGTTGCTGTCGCGGCCCAAGTCATCACCGCTCTACAGCATATCACAAGCCGTCAGGTTGACCCACTCGATTCAGTGGTCATTACCATAGGCAAGATTGAGGGAGGAACTGCCAGCAACGTGATCGCCCCTGAAGTCAACCTATGGGGCACGGTTCGAACGCTCAACCCTGCCCTGCGAGAACAGCTTCCCCAGCAGATCGAACGGATGGTCAAAGGCGTGACGGAAGCTAATGGCGCCGCCTATGAACTGGAGTACCAACAGGGCTATCCGTCTGTGGTCAATGACGTCTCGATGATTGACCTGCTGCTGGAGGTGGCGGATGACGTGCTGGGGAGGGGAAAGTATCGCATGGACAGACCCTCCATGGGCGGCGAAGACTTCTCTTACTATACCCAACATGTTCCAAGCGTTTTTTTCCGGCTTGGTGTAGGAGATGAGCAGCATGCCCGCTATCCACTGCACCACCCGATGTTTGATCTTGACGAAGATGCCTTGCCAATCGGTGTAGCCTTGTTGTCGAAGCTGGCACTTACCTACCTCGGCAAGTCGTAACAGATAGTCTGGCAACCGCATCCGCTCTGTTTTTGGGTCCATTTTGAACGATAGAAAAGGGGGCAGGTTCATGAAGCGTGTTTCGATGATCAGTTTGGTCTTTCTGTTGGCGTTGTCCGCCTTGGCGGCAGGCTGCAGCCAGCCAGCGGGCAACAGCAGTCAAGCGGATGGGCAGGGAATGGACGACGGAGAAAAGGTCCTGACGATTGCCAGCGGAAATGATATCGTCGGCTTTGATATCCACGATCACAACAATACATCGACGGAAGCTGTCCACGTCAATATGTTCAATTACCTAGTGCGAAAGGATGCCAACCAGCAGATCCAACCTGATTTAGCTGTTTCCTGGGAAACCGTGAATGAGACAACATGGCGTTTTCAACTCCGGGAGGGGGTCGCGTTTCACAATGGGGATCCGTTTACCGCTGCCGACGTGAAGTTTACATTGGAGCGTGTGGCTGGCGACAACAAGCTGTTGGAATATGGCAACTACAAACAGATCAAAGAAGTGAAAGTGGTAGACGAACATACTGTAGACATTATCACCCACGCACCAGAACCCGTGTTGCTCAACCGCCTGTCCCGACTGGGCTCAGGTATGCTGCCGTCCACCTACATCGAGGAAAACGGGTGGGATCACTTTCTATCCCAGCCTGTGGGCACTGGCCCTTACAAGTTTTCAGAGTGGATTCGCGATGATCGGCTGATTCTGGTGAAGAACGATCAATACTTTGGCGATCAGCCAAAATGGGACAAACTGATTTTCCGTTCCATTCCGGAGGACGCGACTCGTGTTGCGGAACTGTTAACTGGCGGGGTGGATCTAGCCGTCAACATCCCGCCTAGCGATTTGCAGCGGATTGAGGAGAATCAGGGAACCCATACTGTGCAGGGATCGACACAACGCGTCATGCTGTTGGCCGTTCGTATGACGGACGGTGCGGTCACCGCCGATCACCGCGTCCGAGAAGCGATTGATCTAGCTATCGACGAGCAGGCGATCGTCCGGAACATATTGGCGGGCGGCGGGACGCCAACCCGAACCCGGGTCACCCCCGGCAACTTCGGGGGCCATCCTGATTTGTATGATACATCTCTGTACGACCCGGAACGGGCAAAAAAACTGCTGGCAGAGGCGGGCTATGCAAGCGGACTGGAACTGACGCTGAGTGCTCCCAGCGGGCGCTACCTGAAGGATAAGGAAACAGCCGAGTTGATCATGGCGATGCTGGGAGAAGTAGGCATCAAAGCCAACCTGGAACTGCTGGAATG contains these protein-coding regions:
- a CDS encoding M20 metallopeptidase family protein, translated to MEDVAALYRSSAILTEASALKEQVTAWRRDFHRHPELGLEEERTAEVIAAHLRRLGLEVKQGLARTGVVGVLRGSNPGRTIGLRADMDALPIQDQKQTSYRSTIDGKMHACGHDAHTSMLMGAATFLAKMRPPERGNIVFVFQPAEENHGGARLMIEDGLLRDYGIEAMAGLHVFPGVPTGEITAVRGVSCAAADTLFIRIIGSGGHAARPHQSVDAVAVAAQVITALQHITSRQVDPLDSVVITIGKIEGGTASNVIAPEVNLWGTVRTLNPALREQLPQQIERMVKGVTEANGAAYELEYQQGYPSVVNDVSMIDLLLEVADDVLGRGKYRMDRPSMGGEDFSYYTQHVPSVFFRLGVGDEQHARYPLHHPMFDLDEDALPIGVALLSKLALTYLGKS
- a CDS encoding ABC transporter substrate-binding protein, which produces MKRVSMISLVFLLALSALAAGCSQPAGNSSQADGQGMDDGEKVLTIASGNDIVGFDIHDHNNTSTEAVHVNMFNYLVRKDANQQIQPDLAVSWETVNETTWRFQLREGVAFHNGDPFTAADVKFTLERVAGDNKLLEYGNYKQIKEVKVVDEHTVDIITHAPEPVLLNRLSRLGSGMLPSTYIEENGWDHFLSQPVGTGPYKFSEWIRDDRLILVKNDQYFGDQPKWDKLIFRSIPEDATRVAELLTGGVDLAVNIPPSDLQRIEENQGTHTVQGSTQRVMLLAVRMTDGAVTADHRVREAIDLAIDEQAIVRNILAGGGTPTRTRVTPGNFGGHPDLYDTSLYDPERAKKLLAEAGYASGLELTLSAPSGRYLKDKETAELIMAMLGEVGIKANLELLEWSSFSSRYKSKTFHELFMIAYGNSMFDASLAFDRLFSERAKGETDYNNEEVDALLTEAEQNMNPAEREKQYQRAQEIVADERPQIYLFQMDANYGVSDRIRFQPRLDEMLLADEISLQ
- a CDS encoding M20 family metallopeptidase, whose translation is MKDIYAYVDRHRDRYVEWLQEICRQPSVAAQDRGMKETAAMVERYLKQLGGEVQLVNTSGFPVVYGLFAGESDRTLSFYNHYDVQPEDPLELWDSPPFAAEIRDGYIYARGVADNKGNLIARLAAVDALLNVRGRLPLRVKFIVEGEEEIGSVHLPEFVEMSRDLLQADGCLWEFGYKNADGRPQVSLGVKGMCYVELICRGANTDLHSANAAIIENPAWRLVWALSTLKTPDERVSIAGFYDKVRPLADDDRIVLEQMIYNEEHTLEKLDLCSFLLQLSGLPLKEKLIFQPTCTICGFQSGYTGQGAKTVLPAEARVKLDFRLVPDQDPHDIIQRLRQHLDQHGFSDIEIDAYTLEHPARTPLDNPLTRSVVATATEVYGIRPTIMPMSPGTGPMFLLCQSLGIPAVSVGVGHFASNNHAPNENIKVDDFIQGIKHIAAIIEDFSRQS